A single region of the Sorghum bicolor cultivar BTx623 chromosome 7, Sorghum_bicolor_NCBIv3, whole genome shotgun sequence genome encodes:
- the LOC8069679 gene encoding transcription factor TGA6 isoform X2, with translation MGIYERQRHLVAAGVSVWGEPFRPDADALPLSAVVPTVTLATPPAPPLDVVEAEEVKFGKHQLLQAQQYDFPPQVEEEAPPPSSDSFGHDHDDDAARPRDKIQRRLAQNREAARKSRLRKKAYIQNLETSRMKLAQLEQELTMARRQQQQQQHGAYGVGGGGGGVAAAAGADPRVAAFELEYARWVEEQGRQATELRAALQSHAPEVQLRVLVDAGLAHYGALFQAKAQAARSDAFFVLSGVWRAPAERFFLWIGGFRPSELLKVLAPRLNPLMDHQAAEVRKLQNTARQLEDALSQGMSKLQQTLVDALMTVDVASPLGAGGGYAAQQMASAVGKLADLVDFVDKADHLRQQTLRNMHKILTPRQAARGLLALADYGQRLRALSSLWAARPREPA, from the exons ATGGGGATCTACGAGCGGCAGCGCCACCTGGTGGCGGCCGGCGTGTCCGTGTGGGGGGAGCCGTTCCGGCCCGACGCCGACGCCCTGCCCCTGTCCGCGGTCGTCCCCACGGTCACCCTGgcgacgccgccggcgccgccgcttgACGTCGTCGAAGCAGAGGAAGTCAAGTTCGGCAAACACCAGCTG TTACAGGCACAGCAGTACGACTTCCCGCCGCAGGTGGAAGAagaagcgccgccgccgtcgtcggatAGCTTCGGCCACGaccacgacgacgacgccgcccGGCCAAGAGACAAG ATTCAGAGACGCCTCGCGCAGAACAGAGAGGCAGCTCGGAAGAGCCGGCTCCGGAAGAAG GCGTACATCCAGAATCTCGAGACGAGCCGGATGAAGCTGGCGCAGCTGGAGCAGGAGCTCACCATGGCCAggcgccagcagcagcagcagcagcacggcgCGTACGGcgttggaggaggaggaggaggagtcgcggcggcggcgggcgcggaCCCGCGGGTGGCCGCGTTCGAGCTGGAGTACGCGCGCTGGGTGGAGGAGCAGGGGAGGCAGGCGACGGAGCTGCGGGCGGCGCTGCAGTCGCACGCGCCGGAGGTGCAGCTGCGGGTGCTCGTCGACGCCGGGCTGGCGCACTACGGCGCGCTGTTCCAGGCCAAGGCGCAGGCGGCGCGGTCCGACGCCTTCTTCGTGCTGTCGGGGGTGTGGCGGGCCCCCGCGGAGCGGTTCTTCCTCTGGATCGGCGGGTTCCGCCCCTCCGAGCTGCTCAAGGTGCTGGCGCCGCGGCTGAACCCGCTCATGGACCACCAGGCGGCCGAGGTGCGCAAGCTGCAGAACACGGCGAGGCAGCTGGAGGACGCGCTGTCGCAGGGCATGAGCAAGCTGCAGCAGACGCTCGTCGACGCCCTCATGaccgtcgacgtcgcctcgccgctcggcgccggcggcgggtaCGCGGCGCAGCAGATGGCCAGCGCCGTCGGCAAGCTCGCCGACCTCGTCGACTTCGTGGACAAGGCGGACCATCTCCGGCAGCAGACGCTGCGGAACATGCACAAGATCCTGACGCCGCGGCAGGCGGCGCGGGGCCTGCTCGCGCTCGCGGACTACGGCCAGCGGCTGCGCGCGCTCAGCTCGCTCTGGGCGGCGCGCCCGCGGGAGCCGGCGTAA